From a region of the Campylobacter sp. genome:
- the gmk gene encoding guanylate kinase: MKGKILLVSGPSGSGKSTLIKRLIAEFGEQIYFSISSTTREMRAGEADGVNYHFISESEFRAGIERGEFLEWALVHGKYYGTSLKAATSELERGKIVIFDIDVQGYEIVRSKVPKSELTSVFITTPSLSELRDRLRARGDNDPADIALRLQNAQEEMERLGEYDYFIINDRLEAAYENLRSIYKTIKLETASRDIGKLIEIWKI, from the coding sequence GTGAAAGGCAAAATTTTGCTCGTCTCCGGTCCTAGCGGCAGCGGCAAAAGTACGCTCATAAAGCGTCTTATCGCAGAATTTGGCGAGCAGATATATTTCTCGATCTCCTCTACGACGCGCGAAATGCGTGCGGGCGAAGCGGATGGTGTGAATTATCATTTCATAAGCGAGAGCGAGTTTCGCGCAGGCATCGAGCGTGGGGAGTTTTTAGAGTGGGCGTTGGTCCACGGCAAATACTACGGTACTTCGCTAAAAGCTGCTACGAGCGAGCTTGAGCGGGGTAAGATCGTGATTTTTGACATCGATGTGCAAGGATATGAGATCGTGCGTAGCAAAGTGCCTAAAAGCGAGCTTACTAGCGTATTTATTACTACGCCGAGCTTGTCGGAGCTTAGAGATAGGTTACGCGCTCGCGGCGATAATGATCCTGCCGATATTGCTTTACGCCTGCAAAACGCGCAAGAGGAGATGGAGCGCCTAGGCGAGTATGATTATTTCATAATAAACGACCGCTTGGAAGCGGCGTATGAAAATTTGAGATCAATCTACAAAACTATCAAACTAGAAACGGCGAGCCGCGACATAGGCAAGCTAATCGAAATTTGGAAAATTTAA
- the tatA gene encoding twin-arginine translocase TatA/TatE family subunit: MGSMSIGHWLIVLIVVVLMFGAKKIPELAKGLGQGIKTFKKEMEEDDEPQKVEKKMEQEVKDAEISDTKKA, from the coding sequence ATGGGTTCTATGAGTATTGGTCACTGGCTGATCGTTTTGATCGTTGTTGTGTTGATGTTTGGAGCGAAAAAAATCCCAGAGCTTGCAAAGGGTCTAGGACAGGGCATAAAGACTTTCAAAAAAGAGATGGAAGAGGACGACGAACCGCAAAAGGTCGAGAAAAAGATGGAGCAAGAGGTTAAAGACGCCGAAATCAGCGATACTAAAAAGGCGTAA
- the argS gene encoding arginine--tRNA ligase has translation MKNLVLNEIFKILSREVVLEKPKDKSLAHYASPEAFALAKELRKAPKLIAEELAAKFKDSEILSATAVNGYLNFHLKPAVLGALAENALKLGGNFAKNDAELGHGILPASEKLCASEPASKGYAANLAASGNDAAKSRNSAARQNFISQNSEAASNSIAASNCDETQNSATMPQKILLEYISANPTGPLHIGHVRGAVYGDTFARIGGYLGHRVDTEYYINDAGNQIELLGTSIALRARELAGEDVSYPEKYYRGEYIDEIIPLARAQFGDEIFRDESRILQLAEFAKDEVLKIIQKDLADAGIHIQNWASEKSLYGELGPTIKKLERSGKMYEQDGKIWIRSSQLGDEKDRVVIREDARPTYLAGDIVYHNNKFERGYERCINIWGADHHGYIARLKAAVHFLGYDESRLEIILMQMVNLLKDGQTYKMSKRAGNAILMSDVLAAIGRDAMRFIFISKKGETPLEFDVDELAREDSSNPIFYINYAHARVNQIFTKAGKSEADVLGADFGALDEAGLGLAFAALGLNEILNDAFNSRGLQKLPDFLKALAADFHKYYNENRVVGSENEDAKLKLFALVALSIRTAFALMGLNAKEKM, from the coding sequence TTGAAAAATTTAGTCTTAAACGAAATTTTTAAAATTTTATCTCGCGAAGTCGTTTTAGAAAAACCCAAAGATAAGAGTTTGGCTCATTACGCCTCGCCCGAGGCTTTCGCGCTGGCTAAGGAGCTGCGAAAGGCGCCTAAGCTCATCGCTGAGGAGCTTGCGGCTAAATTTAAAGATAGCGAAATTTTAAGCGCCACGGCGGTGAACGGCTATCTAAATTTTCACCTAAAGCCTGCTGTGTTGGGTGCTCTTGCTGAAAATGCCCTTAAACTGGGCGGCAATTTTGCGAAAAACGACGCCGAGCTTGGACATGGAATTTTACCGGCCTCGGAAAAGCTTTGCGCGAGCGAGCCTGCTAGCAAAGGTTACGCTGCGAATCTAGCTGCGAGCGGTAATGACGCCGCCAAATCGCGAAATTCCGCCGCTAGGCAAAATTTTATTTCGCAGAATTCCGAGGCGGCGTCAAATTCCATCGCAGCATCAAATTGCGATGAGACGCAGAATTCCGCCACTATGCCGCAAAAAATTCTGCTCGAATACATCAGCGCCAATCCGACCGGTCCGCTTCATATCGGGCACGTGCGCGGCGCCGTTTACGGCGATACGTTCGCGCGCATCGGAGGCTATTTGGGGCACCGCGTCGATACCGAGTACTACATCAACGACGCGGGCAATCAGATCGAGCTTTTGGGCACTTCGATCGCGCTTCGTGCGCGCGAGCTCGCAGGCGAGGACGTGAGCTATCCCGAGAAATACTATCGCGGCGAGTATATCGATGAGATCATCCCTCTTGCGCGCGCCCAATTCGGCGATGAAATTTTCCGCGACGAATCGCGGATCTTGCAGCTCGCGGAGTTCGCTAAGGACGAAGTGCTAAAGATCATCCAAAAAGATCTCGCAGACGCCGGCATCCATATCCAAAACTGGGCTAGTGAAAAGAGCCTCTACGGCGAGCTTGGGCCTACGATTAAGAAGCTTGAGCGCAGCGGCAAGATGTATGAGCAGGACGGCAAAATTTGGATCCGCTCATCGCAGCTCGGCGACGAAAAAGATCGCGTCGTCATCCGCGAGGATGCGCGCCCGACCTATCTTGCGGGCGATATCGTCTATCACAACAACAAATTTGAGCGCGGATATGAGCGCTGCATTAACATCTGGGGAGCCGATCACCACGGCTACATCGCGCGATTAAAGGCCGCCGTGCATTTTCTGGGCTACGACGAAAGCAGGCTCGAGATTATCCTAATGCAGATGGTAAATTTGCTCAAAGACGGGCAGACTTACAAGATGAGTAAGCGCGCGGGCAACGCGATTTTGATGAGCGACGTGCTTGCCGCGATCGGTAGAGATGCGATGCGCTTTATCTTCATCAGCAAAAAGGGCGAGACGCCGCTTGAGTTCGACGTGGACGAGCTTGCGCGCGAGGACAGCAGTAATCCGATCTTTTACATCAACTACGCTCACGCGCGGGTCAATCAAATTTTTACCAAAGCGGGCAAGAGCGAGGCGGACGTCTTGGGCGCGGACTTCGGCGCGCTAGATGAAGCGGGGCTCGGCTTAGCTTTTGCGGCGCTTGGCTTGAATGAAATTTTAAACGACGCATTTAATTCGCGCGGCTTGCAGAAGCTGCCAGATTTCCTAAAGGCACTCGCGGCGGACTTTCACAAATACTATAACGAAAACCGCGTCGTAGGCAGCGAGAACGAGGACGCGAAACTCAAGCTGTTCGCGCTCGTGGCACTCAGTATCCGCACGGCGTTTGCTCTGATGGGTCTAAACGCGAAAGAAAAAATGTAG